In a genomic window of Perognathus longimembris pacificus isolate PPM17 chromosome 21, ASM2315922v1, whole genome shotgun sequence:
- the Hand2 gene encoding heart- and neural crest derivatives-expressed protein 2 — MSLVGGFPHHPVVHHEGYPFAAAAAAAAAAAASRCSHEENPYFHGWLIGHPEMSPPDYSMALSYSPEYASGGAGLDHSHYGGVPPGAGPPGLGGPRPVKRRGTANRKERRRTQSINSAFAELRECIPNVPADTKLSKIKTLRLATSYIAYLMDLLAKDDQNGEAEAFKAEIKKTDVKEEKRKKELNEILKSTVSTNDKKTKGRTGWPQHVWALELKQ, encoded by the exons ATGAGTCTAGTGGGGGGCTTTCCCCACCACCCGGTGGTGCACCATGAGGGCTATCcgttcgccgccgccgccgccgctgccgccgccgccgccgccagccgCTGCAGCCACGAGGAGAACCCCTACTTCCACGGCTGGCTCATCGGCCACCCGGAGATGTCGCCCCCCGACTACAGCATGGCCCTGTCCTACAGCCCCGAGTATGCCAGCGGCGGCGCTGGCCTGGACCACTCCCATTATGGGGGAGTGCCGCCCGGCGCGGGGCCCCCGGGCCTGGGGGGGCCGCGCCCGGTGAAGCGCAGAGGGACCGCCAACCGCAAGGAGCGGCGCAGGACTCAGAGCATCAACAGCGCCTTCGCCGAACTGCGTGAGTGCATCCCCAACGTGCCCGCCGACACCAAACTCTCCAAGATCAAGACGCTGCGCCTGGCCACCAGCTACATCGCCTACCTCATGGACCTGCTGGCCAAGGATGACCAGAACGGCGAGGCGGAGGCCTTCAAAGCGGAGATCAAGAAGACAGACgtgaaagaggagaagaggaagaaggagttg AATGAAATCTTGAAAAGCACAGTGAGTACCAACGACAAGAAAACCAAAGGGCGGACGGGCTGGCCCCAGCACGTCTGGGCTCTGGAGCTCAAGCAGTGA